GGCCTCCTTCAGTTGTATTTACCTCACACCAAGCATTCCAAGATACCCAAAAAAGGTCAGCACTTGAAATCAGCACCACGTCTTAGTTTGTTGTGGACGaataagaaaaatgtttaaatgtttaatgtttaaatgtccAGTCACTTTTGAACCTTTGGAAATGGGGAACCaagtataaaaatggctgtaattcctaaacagttaatacAGTCCTTTTATTTCACCACTTTAAtttaagctgaaagtctgcactgtAATCACAtgctgatttaaaatccactgtggtggtgtacagaagcaaaattacacaaactgtatcgcttttttttttattttaaggtctaaCCATCCTAACCTAATTCTAAATGCTAATTAgtaacttacacacacacacacacacagagagagagagagagagagagagagagctctctAACAGCCatttaaagaaggaaagaatTACTGTAATTAGTCGTTTCAAACAACAGTTCTTAATCAGTGTTTTCAGCACTGCATCATATTCCTTCAATGCAGGTCTACTACTATCCCACTTCatactttattctttcacaaaGTGGTTCTAAAGTGGTGCTATGACCCGAGCAGCCCAAGCCGAAGGGGGAAGAACGTAACATGAATGATCCAGGTGGGGAGGGTTGAGTCACAGATAAAAGGTTCTGATGGGTATAATTTATTAATTGagtaaaacctttttaaaagaataaattcaAACCTGTGATACCTAAGTATACTTTctaaacaaaatgagaaaatgagaaaaaccaaacagaagGAGTGATAACTGTAATTCTAGTGTAATCTAGGCAGAGAACCAGCTTATTGTTGTGCAGGAGCATGTTATACTAAACCTGAGCCAGTCTCGGGGGCCAGACATAAAACAACACAAGGCACATTCAATTTCAACATCTTAGGAGAATCAGACATGGCAGGCTGTTTACACAGTCCCAAGAATTACATGAAGGCAGAGCAGTCAGTGAACACAAATCCAGACATCAATCATGGGCAAACactataaaaaaacatttaagctACAATAGAGGAAGTAGTGTCTAAAATTCTTGCCATATACATGAGAAATCAGTCACATTGCACTATGTGACATGCAAGATAGATGCATAAAACATTAATATAACCCCTAACTTATTACAAATCTTAAACTTAAACTATAGTAATGAAATGACTGACTTTCTGTCTACAAACTAAAGTTCTCATTAAGTCACTTACAAGCAAAAATATGCCAGAAACACATTTAATAATCATCCAGTGCAATatttgctttgcttcttttatgaTATTGCTGGTGGTGATTTTCTTGAGTGTGTGTTGTGGGATATTTTGGCCATGGGTGACATTTAGGAAGTTTCAAAGTTGCACCATTTTGTGAAAGCACGGAGCATTAGAGTCACAGTCACGTGGACCTCCTGTCTCAGGGAGAGTGATCCACCAAAGCCTTGTTCTTATAGATTTTTATGTTATTGCAGTTTTTAAGAGCacagtatcttttttttttaatttagttaggTAGAAAGTTTTATTCAGCTTTATCTTGGACATAATTACACAAATCTGAGCAAAATGTTACATAGTGTATCAGCTTAATCTGTATAATACAAAAAGAGCAGCTGGAAAGGAAGCACATTATGGAATTACATAATTAAGCCCTTCCATGTAAACTAATCTTTttgaaaagagagaaacacaaccaagttttcctcatttttacatgaaatggatgaatttgtttcactttcatttcttcAAAGACTTTGGTTTACCATCAGAGTTTACCCGGAAAACAAATAACAATCAGTGATAACCATTAATAAGCCCACGTTTATATGCAAACTGGACCAGATGGAGATTTGGGGTTTGCAGTTGTGAGCGACTGGTAACAATAAAACTTAAGCCACAGCTTTTGGTTCAATAATCAGcggctgaaaatgaaaaactctTTATCACGTGATTTTCACCTATTTcatttctgcatttataaactTCCCCTTGCACATCAATGAATTTCCATTACTGGGCACCATTATGAAAGTTGaattagtgtatgtgtgtggatgtgcacAACTACATATTCACATACAGTATATAtctgcatatacacacacacacacatgcttctataaatatataacccacaattgttgggtttttccctgtatgtattattgtagggtctaccttacattataaagcgccttgaggtggctgttgttgtgatttggcgctgtataaataaaattgaattgaattgtaagATTGGACACAAGAATAAGCATATTGCATGTTTGGACTGAACATGAGTTTATGTATATGTAATGCATATATCTGAGGGCTGATAAGATGAGTCTGAGCAGTAGATCAGTGCACTTGCACAAGTTATTTACATTGTGAGTTATAAAGTGTACATAAGGGTGTGTGTCCAGAGGAGCAGGAGATTGAATTGGACAGAAGAAAATTGCATATGTAGGATGAATATAGTTACTGTGGGATCGAGTTTAGCAGTCTTACAGTTTTAGgggcaacattttattttaagtcgTGTGATTGAATCATGTGTGCCtactaaaacacagaaaatgttgTCAATTTCAAAATCAGCTGTCACAAGATTTTGTTGTGTGCAGATTGTGCAGACTCCCCAGTGCACTGGCAACCAGCATAAATGAAAAGACAGCATTGAGTCATTGCGAAAGTTCCCACTTCTCATCCTAGTGGGTTTTTAGCCACTTTGGAAATTTGGCAGTCCAGCCCTCAGACAGAGTAATTATAAAAGCCAGCTATGCTTGGATGTTTAGTCACTTGAAGAGCTTGTGAAGACTGAACAATGCTTCGCAAGGTACTGTTGGTTGCTGTATGAGCTTTAATAAAGGCACCTTTTGGAAAGTATTTTTGGCTTTTGGTGACCTGCAGTATAGCTTAGCATCTTAACTTGATTATAGCCACAATAAGCTGCACCTTCTCTGGAGGTCTGCATGATTTGAACTGACTAGCCCCGTGGAATGTTTTTCAGGGTATCACAGAGAGCTTTGGAGCTGGGATCCATGCCCTCAACACctcacagctgacagatggtgTGATTAACAGGAGCAAAAGGATGATGCTGGACACCCTCGGTGTCGGACTATTAGGAACCAGAACAGCTGTCTTCAATAAGGCTCTGAAGTACAGTCAGGTACAGTGAACTGCATTTACCCTATAACTGCAAAAACAACTGCTGACAAATATTTGCTTATGATGTGGGTAGATGTAGAAGATGCTCATTTAATTCTACACAGAAACTAGTAATACATGAGTACTTTGTATCTATTGTCAGTGATCACATAAAAATCTTTATATGGGCTCATCAGAGGTTGTTTGTGCAGCTGAAATTAAAATACTCTTCTGCTCATCGGTGGATTTCCTTTACATACGATCGGTCCTGCTTCATTTGTGCCCTGATTGCAATCTTGACAAATTATTAAGTTGTTTTCCATAACATGTTGATGACTGATTATCCAGTCAAGTCTTGCACTTCTTTAATAGTCCGGTTTGTGATTAGAATCTTCTTTCTGCTGCTAGTTATTTTTGATATGTCATTTATACTCATATTAATGTGCCTCCAGTTGTTCACATCGCGGGAAAGGAGCAGCGTTTGGGGTCAATCAGATATAATTCTGCCTCCTCATTACGCTGCATTTGTTAATGGCATCGCTGTAAGTTTGGATTTCTACAAAAGCAAAAATCTGCAGAAAACAGGAATTATGATCCAGCTCTGCTTCGATCCCTGATCACGTCTTTGCCTGACTGTCTATTAGGTTCACTCCATGGACTTTGACGACACTTGGCACCCTGCGACTCATCCCTCGGGCGCTGTCCTACCTGCGCTGCTGGCCCTGGCAGAGACACTTCCCAGCCAGCCCTCTGGTCTGGATCTCCTGCTAGCCTTCAATGTTGGCATTGAAGTTCAAGGCAGACTGTTGAGGTTCTCCAAAGAAGCCTACAACATCCCTGAAAGGTATCAAGTTTGGAAATATTTTCAGCTCTGGAATAAATTTATTCTCCAGCTCATTTAGATTAGAAAGACTAGAGCATTTGATTCACCAGTACCTAGTGCTGTCaagccaagaaaacagttttggtttcattttggGTTTCAGAGGTGGATGTGGTGACTGGATTCTGGTTTGTGCTCACATGAAAATACCTTATAAGGAGAAAtcacaaaaacctttaaaaatgacTAAACTGATGATTAAAATACATATGAACTGTTTGATTAATGAAGCAGTGATTCCAGTTAATCAGAATCACTATGTCACGCTTGAGTAAATCTTGTTGTTTTGCTTCTCAGATTCCACCCTCCCAGTGTTGTTGGAGTGATGGGCAGCGCTGCAGCCTCGGCTAAGCTCCTCGGTCTGTCCCCTGAACAGTGCATTCATGCTCTTGCCATAGCAGCCTCCTCTGCTGGGGCGCCTTTAGCCAACGCTGCCACACAGACCAAACCTCTCCACATTGGAAACGCTGCTCGGGGAGGCCTAGAGGCCGCTCGGCTGGCCCAGATAGGACTGAAGGGAAATCCAGCCATACTGGATTTGGACAGAGGGCTTGGTGTTTACTACAAAGACTACAGTCCCTCCGCTATGGCGGATTCTGCTGTGAGAGCATATAAATGGATTCTGGAAGATCAGGACGTGGCATTCAAACGCATCCCCGCTCACCTCGGGATGCACTGGGTTGTCGATGCAGCTCTAGCAGCCCGGGAAAAGCTCCAAAACGCAGTCGGCAAATTTGACCTCAGCCAGATCCGGCATGTCACACTTCGGGTGCCTCCATCCAAGTACGTTAACTGCCCGTTACCTGCCACAGAACACCAAGCCAGGCACTCGTTCCAGTTCAACGCCTGCACCGCACTGCTGGATAACAAGGTGACCGTGGCGTCTTTCGGCGACGCTCAAATCGGCCGATCCGCTCTGAAGGAGCTCCTGGGCAAAGTCAGCTTGGAGACGCCGGAAGATAACCTGCCCAGTTTTGACAAGATGTACTGCGAGGTCGAGATAGCGACGCACCAGGGGCCGAGCTACACAGCCAGATGTGACACTTTCTACGGCCACTGGCGGAAGCCGCTGACTCTGAAGCACCTGGTGGATAAGTTCAGTGTGAATGCTTCGTCTGTGCTGTGCACAGAGGGAGTGGAGGGGGTCATTGATGTTATAGGAAACATTGAAAGGGTGGCAGATTGCTCAATATTGGGTTCATATCTGAGAATGACAAGTAATCAAGAGCACCTGGACAGAATGAGGATTTTGTAATTACACACATATCTTTATATGAAGCTTTGTATTCTTTTCAAGAAAGTACGAATTAAATAATAACCGTGTAAATATGTTGTACatacttttttctcttctgtggTCAGAAATAAACTGAACCTTTTTTCTTGTAttcgtttatttatttatttgtttctgagaaCATTATCCTCACCTGCAGCTGATTCTCTAAAATGTGACAGATGTGGGGCGGAGCCACGACAGCAGCAGTAAAACTGACACGCAAACTCAAAAATTCAGCTCACAAGGAGCTCAGTTCTGCTACTCTAGATTATCTTTTAGTGCTTTTAATCACTTCAACACCATTCTGCAACCAGCTCAGCAGACATCTACCGCACAGCTTGCAAAAGTCTTTTCCTTGTTTCGACCTTCTACTGATTACACTCAGGCGAGTTTCAGGACGCCCTGGACCATCGATCCGATTCCATCAAATATCTCGTGGATCGGAGCGTTGCACATGAAGGCACAGGTGGTGACCAGCTTGTTCTTTTCGTCCACGTGGCTCTCGCCGACGCCCTTGCTCACGTGCTTGCAGCCCAGCTGGTTGATGGCCGCTGCAGTGTCAGCGGTGTCTGGATACCTGAGAGGTGGGGGAGAAGAGGCACTACTTAATGTTTTGCTGCTCAAAGCAGATTTCTGCAAACATCTTAGGAACATTTGAGGTTTTGCTTTTAacaactggaaatttctatttataTGTTTTGGAGATGCATCAATTATGCCTGCAAACTGCATTTACAGAGGGACTTTCCACCTTAACATGGAAAGAACCCAACAGTTTTTGCTTCctatttacacaaacacaccagtGATTGTCCTGTCAATCAAATATTTAGCATCCTGCACAGTGCACCAGTGGGTCTCACTCATTAACTACCTAATATCTAATCTGCCAATCACATTACAGcaacatttaggcatgtagacacggTCAAAGACTGTGTGTTGAAGAGCTAAATCACTCAAAACAGCCAATATTTTATAAGAAAGACCTTTGTTTACCCAGCACAAAGGGGAAAAATAACTAGCATCCAAATCAGATATCTACTGAAACATGCATTGGTTACTGGTATCAGCCACATTTATGTAAAAGCACACTTGCAAGAAGACATCGGCCAGATTAAATGTTtacatggtacattttttcttctattctgttaattttttaaaataattttataatattattttgccTGTAAACAAAATCATGATCTCAACTGATTGTTGGCTTTGACATCTGTCAACCGATCAATTGGTCCAAGTGTCAGTCAGCCACCACTCTGACAAAGACGGATCCTCTCCTaagtccttttttaaaaatctaacactgtaatcaaattaatttgtcatggaaacaggaagaaattgTGCAACAGGACAGGCAGACTGGCTGTAAACAAGCCCACGCCCAGCACGTGGTAGTCTCTGGAAACAACTGTTtgcactagggctgggccatattataccgttcagggtaataccggtataatgttaggcaacgataggaaaatgaaatatcgcgatagaatgggagtaaaacgcgcatgcgcagtgcctttgttttcatacgcacatggccgattgttgagtgaaacagatgaaccagaattggtttgtaaaaatggtgcaacttccgtgatgtggaactggtttggtgtttgtccgtcagatacacaacaaagcacatttttttgcagaacatgcaagcggccgttgttattgtcatatttgtcagactaagatgctcttaaatctgggagtaatctgggtcctaaactcagtatgcttcaggtcaaacaacactgcagcatcactgagagttaaaaactgtctaaattctttcatctttaataaaacgatcagcattgctgctttaccaggtgtaactataaagtttaacttccaggcatccatgaaaacaaaagttattacatttaacggagttagaagttagcaggaagctagcggaagttagctcgctagtttcgctagttacctaagcatgatattgcatgttctgactgagagatttctgaaaaaaaaatcaaacgtacagctctgctatcacttccaacataaatgaagacaggaaactaaacagcagtgacgtttgtagggttattgaagttgggctagctggtatataatgatgtgctacgtgatcgctagcgacacagctatgttagcataacataaacagtgaagctggaggacaaacactaacacttttccacttataaaagttaacgtgaaggttcttcatggttagagacaaatgcaatcgcatggcaggatgctgtaaacggaccaaacttcagtcaggagaacaactgagataatccatccacaatacgaggttagtcatactgcaacaacatgggaatagagcagctgccagagaattcaacattaatgaatcaatggtacagaagtggaggaagcaagaagaatgagtttaataaagtttgatttatctgactgctttgtttcgcttaatgtgccttataatcctgtgcaccttatggtccgaaaaatacgtactgcacactgcagtttaatgttgcaaagcacctctttttaacttcagtggatattatacatggttgtgctcaggatatgtcagcccatttctactggaaatgccttttggttaaactttcagcaaggaatttgcatttgcactgttacatttttataaagctttaatgtacataaaaaccagcttcttgtttaagtgaaaataaatggaaggttgtctttttgcgctagtaatgttgtggagttgtattttgtctcgcatcaattatatcgtcggttatatcgttatcgcaaattttcaaatatatatcgtgataaatatttttggccatatcgccctgctctagtttgCACACAACAATTGCAGCATTTAAAAGTCCAAATTTAGAACGCAAACAAGGAAGTCCATGTTGCATTTCTCACTTGTCGTCCTTTTCGATGCCGACGGTGACCTCACACCCAGGGATCACTTTGGCAGCCAGCACAGGTGAGATGCAGCAGAGGCCGATGGGTTTGCCTTCGCTGTGGAACGCCTGCAGAGCAGCCTTGACCTCGTCATTTACAGAGCAGTCCTTGCCCTGCACTGCCCACGTACAGAGATTCTTCGCAGCTCCAAAGCCGCCTGTAAAACACCAAAAATGAGGAAGAGGTGTGATTAATGTCTGGATGTACATAAGCCAGAAATACAAACTTCAGTTTCGACCTTACTCAGACCTTCCCAACATCTTTTTTCTGTAGGCTTCGATTGTACCAGCGAAATACATATGAACACAAACCTGGGAAAATAACAGCCTCGTGCTCTTTCACGCTGAGCTTAGACAGATCCTGGATGTTTCCACGGGCCAGCCTTGCGCTCTCCACCAGCACATTCCTCTTTTCCTGAGAAGGCGCACCTTTCAGGTGATCTACCACATGCATCTGGTCAATATTGGGTGCGAACATGTTCACCTGGAGGTGATAAAAGCAGCAGAGACgagttcaaaaacaaaaaaaacaacaaaaaaaagcacaccaGGCAACTAATAATGATTGTTAACATCACAATTCTTGAAGCTAACTCAACAGAACTTCTGTCAGAGCAGCATTTCAAAACCTAAGAATATCTGCATTTCGCAACACTTTCCCTGACTCATAGTGGACCTTTGACTGATGACTACTCTTGTAAGCTTGAGACATGTGTCTGGGTCATTCCATGTTAATTcctgaaaaatgaaactttgTAAGACGAATTTGAGAAAATTTCCAGTCCCAACTGTCATTTCTGTCCttgaggaaaaaagagaaatcttTCACGGGATGAAGGCAGctctgtttttaaacatttatctaCCATTGTTGTTGTGAGGGGTTAGCTAGGTCCTTAAATATGTAGGGTAAATATGAGGTATGGACTCTAAGGAGTGCAATTTGTAGCAAGGTAGCAACTTGTAATGTGCAGTAATAAGACATGTTGCATAATTGAGAAATTCTCTAACACCAATCAAAgtagtaataacaataatatagtGATATTAATAGTTGTAACCACTTAGTATTACTAAACAGAAGTCCTAACACACGAGGGAAGAAAGTGTTTCAATGCATGTCTTATAGAGGGTTACCTGAAGTATGTGTGCTTTTCTGTTACTGGTGGCTCTTTGAAGAGCACCAAACCTTTTAATAGGCAGGACAAAAATTTCTGTTATGAGATATGCCTGACCAGTTGCTTTGGTGACTGATTAGTCCAGCTGGAGGGTTACGATTGGTTATATTACTAACAGAAATTAAGAAACGCCTCAAGcctcaaaactaaaaaaagtctcattaaaacataaataaaattaaaatcccATCATGGTCAGCTTGCACCTCTACATGCAGAGCGCTAAATAGACACCAGGTGGATGCTTCCACTCAGAGGCTCTAAGTTAATGTGATACGTTTTTGAATTAATTTCCTCAGAGTGCTCCAGCCAAAACTGCAACACTTATAAACAGATTTAACTGCACACATAGGTAGAGTTGAAAGGCTTGGAAAAGTCACTTGGCCATTTAGAGGTTTGCACTGCTGGTAAGAAAAAGGACACACTATCACGCTCTCTGGGCCCGTTTTCTGGACTTTTACAAACCATTCCTTTAAGGCCGGTACAGAGAGCTGCTGAAAGTACACGGGCCTTCACATTTCACTGAAGCTACCCATCAGCAGCTCAGACAGGACCATATACTGATCAAACTGGCTGCCTCAGGGACCCTTTCAAACGTCCAAATAATGAAAGAGTTGCCTTATAAGAAACAACCAATTAAACTCAGATGTGGCATCCTTCCTGCTTAACCAGTGAAGGCTGTTATCGGCTATAAAACATATATCAGTACTGGTGCATTTGTCAAATATGAAAACTTAATTTCTCTGGgaataatggagaaaatgatgGTGTCAGCAGCAAAAATCTTGTTATGTCAGGACACAGTTTGTTCAGCAGAGTGCAGCATTTTCCCTCAGCAATTACTCTAAAAGACCCAACACAGCTTGAAACATTTACTACACAAATAATAGCACACCATACTTactggcaaaaaataaataaataaacatggcGGACCAGATAAGCTTTACTAAGagttgggtgttttttttcttgggggCAGATAACTGTTGAGGTTAAGGAACTTTAAATACTTCGGTGCATTTCAGTCGTTTATTATTCAGCAGTTTGCACAAAACATTCTGCAAGGCTGTTCGTGTCACTGTGCGCAGTCTGGTTAACAGGTAGAGGTCAAAGGACGCTCACGGGTCGGACTGCaaataaaaagtgcaaaaatcgTAGAAACTGCCCAGCACGGAGAAGTGGAAGCGGACAAACTGGAAGCTAATGAACATTTCTGATGTGTTCCCTCCAGGGGCAGCGGCAGATAAAATCAGCGTGTCACACTTACAGTCGCACCCCCTCTGCTCAGATGGACCAAAACAGCGGAGGCCTCGTGGATCTCGCTGCCGTCATAGACGCCGCAGCCCGCCAGCACCACAGCCACGCGTTTGCCCATCTGCGCTGAATAATAACTGCTGCTCACGGTCTGGAGGGTCCTAGCTGTCAGTAAGTTGCGACCACAGTGCTGCAGAAGACTGAGCATGGCGGACTGTCAGCGGACAAAACGCCCCCGGATGCCGCTTCTTCTTCTGCGCTTTAAAAAGTAGTTTGACGCGCCCTCTTACGCCATCGTGTGTCCTCACCTGAGCACTACAGCTTTTTAATAATTGAGT
This genomic window from Astatotilapia calliptera chromosome 16, fAstCal1.2, whole genome shotgun sequence contains:
- the acod1 gene encoding cis-aconitate decarboxylase isoform X1, whose product is MLRKGITESFGAGIHALNTSQLTDGVINRSKRMMLDTLGVGLLGTRTAVFNKALKYSQLFTSRERSSVWGQSDIILPPHYAAFVNGIAVHSMDFDDTWHPATHPSGAVLPALLALAETLPSQPSGLDLLLAFNVGIEVQGRLLRFSKEAYNIPERFHPPSVVGVMGSAAASAKLLGLSPEQCIHALAIAASSAGAPLANAATQTKPLHIGNAARGGLEAARLAQIGLKGNPAILDLDRGLGVYYKDYSPSAMADSAVRAYKWILEDQDVAFKRIPAHLGMHWVVDAALAAREKLQNAVGKFDLSQIRHVTLRVPPSKYVNCPLPATEHQARHSFQFNACTALLDNKVTVASFGDAQIGRSALKELLGKVSLETPEDNLPSFDKMYCEVEIATHQGPSYTARCDTFYGHWRKPLTLKHLVDKFSVNASSVLCTEGVEGVIDVIGNIERVADCSILGSYLRMTSNQEHLDRMRIL
- the acod1 gene encoding cis-aconitate decarboxylase isoform X2 codes for the protein MLRKGITESFGAGIHALNTSQLTDGVINRSKRMMLDTLGVGLLGTRTAVFNKALKYSQVHSMDFDDTWHPATHPSGAVLPALLALAETLPSQPSGLDLLLAFNVGIEVQGRLLRFSKEAYNIPERFHPPSVVGVMGSAAASAKLLGLSPEQCIHALAIAASSAGAPLANAATQTKPLHIGNAARGGLEAARLAQIGLKGNPAILDLDRGLGVYYKDYSPSAMADSAVRAYKWILEDQDVAFKRIPAHLGMHWVVDAALAAREKLQNAVGKFDLSQIRHVTLRVPPSKYVNCPLPATEHQARHSFQFNACTALLDNKVTVASFGDAQIGRSALKELLGKVSLETPEDNLPSFDKMYCEVEIATHQGPSYTARCDTFYGHWRKPLTLKHLVDKFSVNASSVLCTEGVEGVIDVIGNIERVADCSILGSYLRMTSNQEHLDRMRIL
- the LOC113008074 gene encoding glutamine amidotransferase-like class 1 domain-containing protein 3A, mitochondrial codes for the protein MLSLLQHCGRNLLTARTLQTVSSSYYSAQMGKRVAVVLAGCGVYDGSEIHEASAVLVHLSRGGATVNMFAPNIDQMHVVDHLKGAPSQEKRNVLVESARLARGNIQDLSKLSVKEHEAVIFPGGFGAAKNLCTWAVQGKDCSVNDEVKAALQAFHSEGKPIGLCCISPVLAAKVIPGCEVTVGIEKDDKYPDTADTAAAINQLGCKHVSKGVGESHVDEKNKLVTTCAFMCNAPIHEIFDGIGSMVQGVLKLA